Proteins co-encoded in one Flavivirga eckloniae genomic window:
- a CDS encoding WG repeat-containing protein, with the protein MILRLAPIYIFLLTSICINAQKTALVLEKNRFGYIDYTGEYIIEPQFKNAKSFSENGLAPVKKNRKWGYINIEGEWVIQPQFDDAKVFNSGLALVVKDNKECFIDVAGKVKIHPKPNTKYYNFAKEGVAIFKTKKLVGLLNSNGEIIMEPKYQTIKPFVNGFARVQLNDLWGMIDVNGKEYISPNYNEIGNYFNKIVRVRQGTVFKIFINNKPIVIDNASKIWDFRDDSDLTMARVDKKVGYINTKGEWVIKPQFKVARHFVNGMAPVYDGKRWGYINTKGEYVIEPQFNDAEIFGKDTALAPVKPFFKNSWGFVNEKGEMVIPPNYFITPSFSFNRKTKGFLGSLAKVKYNNKWVFLTKEGTLLGNKRFSNINIFVEIKKK; encoded by the coding sequence ATGATTTTACGTCTCGCCCCAATATATATATTTTTATTAACCTCAATATGTATTAATGCCCAAAAAACAGCATTAGTTCTTGAAAAGAACCGTTTCGGGTATATTGATTATACTGGTGAATATATTATTGAACCCCAATTTAAAAATGCTAAGAGTTTTTCCGAAAATGGTTTAGCTCCAGTTAAAAAAAATAGAAAATGGGGATATATTAACATTGAAGGAGAATGGGTTATTCAACCTCAATTTGATGATGCAAAAGTTTTCAATAGTGGTTTGGCTTTGGTTGTAAAAGATAATAAAGAATGTTTTATCGACGTTGCAGGAAAAGTAAAAATACACCCAAAACCTAATACTAAATACTATAATTTCGCCAAAGAAGGAGTTGCTATTTTTAAGACAAAAAAGTTAGTAGGCTTATTAAATTCTAATGGAGAAATTATAATGGAGCCTAAATATCAGACTATAAAACCATTTGTTAATGGATTCGCTAGAGTTCAATTAAATGATTTATGGGGTATGATAGATGTAAATGGCAAAGAATATATTTCTCCAAATTATAATGAAATTGGAAATTACTTCAATAAAATTGTACGAGTAAGACAAGGCACTGTTTTTAAAATATTTATTAACAACAAGCCTATTGTCATTGATAATGCTTCAAAAATCTGGGATTTTAGAGATGATAGCGATCTAACTATGGCTAGAGTTGATAAAAAAGTTGGATATATAAATACTAAAGGTGAATGGGTTATAAAACCACAATTTAAGGTTGCCAGACATTTTGTAAATGGAATGGCTCCTGTTTATGATGGTAAACGTTGGGGGTACATAAATACAAAAGGGGAATATGTTATTGAACCTCAATTTAACGATGCTGAAATTTTTGGGAAAGATACTGCCCTTGCTCCCGTAAAACCTTTTTTTAAGAATAGCTGGGGTTTTGTAAATGAAAAAGGAGAAATGGTTATACCACCAAACTATTTTATAACTCCAAGTTTCTCCTTTAATAGAAAAACCAAGGGTTTTTTAGGTTCTTTAGCTAAGGTTAAATACAATAACAAATGGGTATTTTTAACTAAAGAAGGTACACTTTTAGGAAACAAACGGTTTAGTAATATTAATATTTT